From a region of the Phragmites australis chromosome 21, lpPhrAust1.1, whole genome shotgun sequence genome:
- the LOC133903887 gene encoding ABC transporter G family member 51 isoform X1: protein MAFAASGVHRVAVDVESEGEEERRRARGEEEADLLWAAIERLPSGKRRNHAIVLPDPGGSGGGGGGLGRGEVVDVRTLDRSGVQRVLRRALATADLDNANLLHGIKARFDAVGLEVPRVEVRFRNLNVSTEVHVGSRVLPTLINYVHDVAERLLIACHLLRPNKRKLTILDDVSGIIKPGRMTLLLGPPSSGKSTLLLALSGKLDPQLKKCGQVTYNGTSLDEFCVQRTSAYISQTDNHIGELTVRETLDFAAKCQGASENWKECLKDLVHLEKERGIRPTPEIDAFMKTASIGGEKHNLVTDYVLRVLGLDMCADTPVGTDMERGVSGGQKKRVTTGEMVVGPRKVLLMDEISTGLDSSTTFQIVKCVRNFVHEMEATVLMSLLQPAPETFELFDDLILLSEGQIIYQGPTAHVMDYFKSLGFSLPTRKGIADFLQEVTSRKDQAQYWFDQSKQYYFISASAMASAFKQSQYGRYLESNVNNSYDDTNSQQALARSKFAVSKLSLVRACFDRELVLISRNCFLYTFRTCQVALVAVITCTIFLQTRLHPVDEESGNLYLSCLFYGLVHMMFNGFTELPITISRLPVFYKQRGSFFYPAWAFSIPNWILRIPYSFIEAVVWSSVVYYTVGFAPSADRFFRFILVLFSVHQMALGLFRMMGAIARDMTIANTFGSAALLAIFLLGGFIVPKGAIKPWWDWAYWISPLMYGQCAISVNEFSASRWSKASVSVNNTVGINLLLSHNLPTQNYWYWIGVCVLLAYAVLFNGLFTLALTFLNPLRKAQAMIPSDSEETMDAILDSASGGHATGDSNGRNYGFKGQTEGRLNKGMILPFLPVTMTFHNVNYFVDIPKEIKSRGLQEKRLQLLSEVSGVFRPRVLTALVGSSGAGKTTLLDVLAGRKTGGYIEGDIRISGHKKEQRTFARIAGYVEQNDIHSPQVTVEESLWFSSTLRLAKDICRKTRHEFVEEVMALVELDQLRHALVGKQGSTGLSTEQRKRLTIAVELVANPSIIFMDEPTSGLDARAAAIVMRTVRNTVDTGRTVVCTIHQPSIDIFEAFDELLLLKRGGSVIYAGSLGVNSVDMIGYFESIPGVPRIPEGYNPATWMLEVSTQACEECLGLDFATVYENSDKFRKVEEIIEELSIPAAGTEPLKFSSEFSQNFMIQFKACLRKQNLIYWRSPEYNVVRLFFTAIAAVIFGSIFWNVGMKRETTEDLLLVMGALYAACLFLGVNNASSVQPVVSTERTVYYRERAARMYSSFPYAAAQGLVEIPYIAAQTLIFGLITYFMINYEKNIGKLFMYLVFMFLTFTYFTFYGMMVVGLTPTQQMAAVVSSAFYSLWNLLSGFLIPQSKIPGWWIWFYYICPVAWTLRGIITSQLGDVQTRIVGPGIDGTVQEFLEGSLGFEQGMTGTTVAVLVAFSLFFFAIYAISIKIINFQRR, encoded by the exons ATGGCGTTCGCGGCGAGCGGCGTTCATCGCGTCGCGGTGGATGTGGAGAGCGAGGGCGAGGAGGAGAGAAGAAGGGCACggggcgaggaggaggccgacctGCTCTGGGCGGCCATCGAGCGGCTTCCCTCCGGCAAGCGGCGCAACCACGCCATCGTCCTCCCTGAccccggcggcagcggcggtggaggaggagggttaGGGAGAGGCGAGGTGGTGGACGTGCGGACGCTCGATCGGTCTGGGGTCCAACGCGTGCTCCGCCGGGCGCTCGCCACCGCCGATCTCGACAACGCCAACCTCCTCCACGGCATCAAGGCCCGCTTCGACGC TGTGGGATTGGAGGTGCCGCGGGTGGAGGTTAGGTTCCGCAACCTGAACGTGTCCACGGAGGTCCACGTCGGTAGCCGGGTGTTGCCGACGCTCATCAACTACGTCCATGATGTTGCCGAG AGACTTCTAATCGCCTGCCATCTTTTACGTCCTAATAAGCGCAAGCTCACTATTCTGGATGATGTTAGTGGCATTATCAAACCTGGGAG AATGACATTGTTGCTGGGACCACCTTCATCTGGGAAATCAACACTCTTGTTGGCTCTTTCTGGTAAATtggatcctcagctaaag AAATGTGGACAAGTTACCTATAACGGAACTTCTCTTGATGAATTTTGTGTACAAAGAACTTCTGCTTATATCAGTCAGACAGACAACCATATTGGAGAATTGACAGTGAGGGAAACTTTGGATTTTGCTGCAAAATGCCAGGGTGCAAGTGAAAACTGGAAAG AGTGCTTGAAGGATTTAGTCCAtcttgaaaaggagagaggcATAAGACCAACTCCAGAGATAGACGCTTTTATGAAG ACTGCATCAATTGGTGGAGAAAAACACAATCTTGTTACAGACTATGTTCTGAGAGTTCTTGGGCTGGATATGTGTGCTGACACTCCTGTTGGTACTGACATGGAAAGAGGTGTCTCTGGTGGTCAGAAGAAGCGAGTCACAACAG GAGAAATGGTGGTTGGACCAAGAAAAGTCCTTCTCATGGATGAAATATCAACAGGTCTTGACAGCTCAACAACTTTTCAAATAGTTAAATGTGTGAGGAACTTTGTTCATGAGATGGAAGCTACTGTACTGATGTCACTTCTTCAGCCTGCGCCAGAGACATTTGAACTATTTGATGATCTAATTCTGCTGTCAGAAGGGCAGATCATTTATCAAGGCCCCACTGCGCATGTTATGGACTATTTCAAATCGTTAGGATTTTCACTGCCGACTCGTAAGGGAATTGCTGACTTTCTTCAAGAG GTTACATCAAGGAAAGACCAAGCTCAGTACTGGTTTGACCAGTCAAAACAGTATTATTTTATTTCTGCATCAGCAATGGCTTCTGCATTCAAGCAGTCCCAGTATGGCAGATATCTGGAGTCTAATGTAAATAACTCTTATGATGATACAAATTCTCAGCAGGCGCTTGCCAGATCAAAGTTTGCAGTATCAAAGCTTAGCCTTGTTAGGGCATGCTTTGACAGGGAGCTTGTTTTAATAAGTCGCAACTGTTTCCTCTACACTTTTAGGACGTGCCAA GTTGCTTTAGTCGCGGTCATCACATGCACAATCTTTCTCCAGACAAGATTACACCCTGTTGATGAGGAAAGTGGGAATCTTTATCTCTCTTGTCTGTTTTATGGGCTTGTGCATATGATGTTTAATGGTTTTACAGAGCTGCCCATTACTATTTCACGGCTTCCAGTGTTTTATAAGCAGAGAGGCAGTTTCTTTTATCCTGCATGGGCTTTCTCAATTCCCAATTGGATACTAAGAATTCCGTATTCCTTTATTGAAGCTGTAGTGTGGTCAAGTGTTGTTTATTACACAGTAGGTTTTGCACCATCTGCTGATAG ATTCTTTCGCTTTATTTTAGTGTTGTTCTCTGTACATCAAATGGCTTTGGGCCTTTTCCGGATGATGGGAGCTATAGCACGAGACATGACTATCGCTAATACTTTCGGATCGGCTGCTTTATTGGCAATTTTTCTTTTAGGAGGGTTCATTGTTCCCAAAG GGGCTATAAAACCATGGTGGGATTGGGCTTATTGGATTTCCCCCTTAATGTATGGACAGTGTGCTATTTCAGTTAATGAATTCTCAGCTTCCAGATGGTCAAAG GCATCAGTTTCTGTCAACAATACAGTTGGAATCAATCTTCTTCTTTCACACAATCTCCCTACACAAAATTACTGGTACTGGATTGGAGTTTGTGTTTTATTGGCTTACGCCGTCTTGTTCAATGGTTTATTTACTCTTGCTTTGACATTCCTTAACC CCCTACGAAAGGCCCAAGCGATGATACCATCCGATTCTGAGGAAACAATGGATGCAATATTGGATAGTGCATCCGGTGGACATGCAACTGGAG ATAGTAATGGCAGAAATTATGGGTTCAAAGGACAGACTGAAGGAAGACTTAATAAGGGAATGATACTACCATTTCTACCAGTTACAATGACGTTTCACAATGTTAACTATTTTGTTGATATTCCAAAG GAAATAAAATCGAGAGGTCTGCAAGAGAAAAGACTACAGTTGCTGTCTGAAGTAAGTGGGGTATTTAGGCCACGTGTCCTTACAGCACTGGTTGGCTCAAGTGGTGCTGGAAAGACAACGCTTCTTGATGTTTTAGCTGGAAGAAAAACAGGAGGATATATAGAAGGTGATATCAGGATTTCTGGCCATAAGAAGGAACAAAGAACCTTTGCCAGGATAGCTGGATATGTTGAGCAAAATGACATCCACTCGCCACAAGTAACAGTTGAAGAGTCTTTGTGGTTTTCTTCAACCTTACGGCTTGCAAAAGATATATGTAGAAAAACAAGACAT GAATTTGTTGAGGAAGTTATGGCTTTGGTAGAGCTTGATCAACTGAGACATGCATTAGTAGGAAAACAGGGTAGTACTGGATTGTCAACAGAGCAACGGAAACGCCTTACAATAGCTGTTGAGCTAGTTGCAAATCCTTCAATTATTTTTATGGATGAACCTACATCTGGTTTGGATGCACGAGCAGCTGCCATTGTGATGCGGACTGTTCGAAATACTGTTGATACTGGAAGAACTGTTGTTTGCACTATACACCAGCCCAGTATTGATATCTTCGAAGCATTTGATGAG CTCCTCCTTCTGAAACGTGGAGGTAGTGTAATATATGCTGGTTCTCTTGGTGTCAACTCAGTTGATATGATTGGTTACTTTGAG TCCATTCCTGGTGTTCCTCGAATCCCTGAAGGCTACAATCCAGCAACCTGGATGCTTGAAGTCAGCACACAAGCATGTGAAGAGTGCCTTGGTTTAGATTTTGCAACCGTGTACGAGAACTCAGATAAGTTCAG GAAAGTGGAAGAGATAATTGAAGAATTAAGTATTCCAGCTGCTGGCACGGAGCCTTTGAAATTTTCCTCAGAGTTTTCACAGAATTTTATGATTCAGTTCAAAGCATGCTTGCGTAAGCAAAACCTTATTTACTGGAGAAGTCCAGAGTACAATGTTGTACGGTTATTTTTCACAGCAATTGCTGCTGTCATATTTGGATCAATATTTTGGAATGTTGGAATGAAAAG AGAAACAACTGAAGATTTGCTGCTTGTCATGGGTGCTCTTTACGCGGCATGCCTGTTTCTTGGTGTGAATAATGCCTCATCTGTGCAGCCTGTGGTATCTACAGAGAGGACAGTCTACTACAGGGAACGAGCTGCTAGAATGTACTCGTCTTTCCCATATGCGGCAGCACAG GGTCTTGTAGAGATTCCTTACATTGCAGCTCAGACACTAATATTTGGCCTCATCACTTATTTCATGATCAATTATGAGAAGAACATAG GAAAATTGTTCATGTATCTTGTTTTCATGTTCCTTACTTTTACCTACTTCACTTTCTACGGGATGATGGTGGTAGGCTTGACCCCAACACAACAAATGGCAGCAGTAGTGTCGTCAGCGTTTTACTCCTTGTGGAATCTTCTTTCCGGGTTCCTCATCCCCCAATCT AAAATCCCAGGTTGGTGGATCTGGTTCTACTACATCTGCCCAGTGGCATGGACCCTGCGTGGCATCATTACATCGCAGCTGGGCGACGTGCAGACCAGGATAGTTGGGCCTGGTATCGACGGGACAGTACAGGAGTTCCTCGAGGGAAGCCTGGGATTTGAACAGGGGATGACTGGTACCACAGTTGCAGTACTCGTTGCcttctcacttttcttcttcgCCATCTACGCGATTTCCATCAAGATCATAAATTTCCAGAGAAGATAG
- the LOC133903887 gene encoding ABC transporter G family member 51 isoform X2, translating into MVMLLWRLLIACHLLRPNKRKLTILDDVSGIIKPGRMTLLLGPPSSGKSTLLLALSGKLDPQLKKCGQVTYNGTSLDEFCVQRTSAYISQTDNHIGELTVRETLDFAAKCQGASENWKECLKDLVHLEKERGIRPTPEIDAFMKTASIGGEKHNLVTDYVLRVLGLDMCADTPVGTDMERGVSGGQKKRVTTGEMVVGPRKVLLMDEISTGLDSSTTFQIVKCVRNFVHEMEATVLMSLLQPAPETFELFDDLILLSEGQIIYQGPTAHVMDYFKSLGFSLPTRKGIADFLQEVTSRKDQAQYWFDQSKQYYFISASAMASAFKQSQYGRYLESNVNNSYDDTNSQQALARSKFAVSKLSLVRACFDRELVLISRNCFLYTFRTCQVALVAVITCTIFLQTRLHPVDEESGNLYLSCLFYGLVHMMFNGFTELPITISRLPVFYKQRGSFFYPAWAFSIPNWILRIPYSFIEAVVWSSVVYYTVGFAPSADRFFRFILVLFSVHQMALGLFRMMGAIARDMTIANTFGSAALLAIFLLGGFIVPKGAIKPWWDWAYWISPLMYGQCAISVNEFSASRWSKASVSVNNTVGINLLLSHNLPTQNYWYWIGVCVLLAYAVLFNGLFTLALTFLNPLRKAQAMIPSDSEETMDAILDSASGGHATGDSNGRNYGFKGQTEGRLNKGMILPFLPVTMTFHNVNYFVDIPKEIKSRGLQEKRLQLLSEVSGVFRPRVLTALVGSSGAGKTTLLDVLAGRKTGGYIEGDIRISGHKKEQRTFARIAGYVEQNDIHSPQVTVEESLWFSSTLRLAKDICRKTRHEFVEEVMALVELDQLRHALVGKQGSTGLSTEQRKRLTIAVELVANPSIIFMDEPTSGLDARAAAIVMRTVRNTVDTGRTVVCTIHQPSIDIFEAFDELLLLKRGGSVIYAGSLGVNSVDMIGYFESIPGVPRIPEGYNPATWMLEVSTQACEECLGLDFATVYENSDKFRKVEEIIEELSIPAAGTEPLKFSSEFSQNFMIQFKACLRKQNLIYWRSPEYNVVRLFFTAIAAVIFGSIFWNVGMKRETTEDLLLVMGALYAACLFLGVNNASSVQPVVSTERTVYYRERAARMYSSFPYAAAQGLVEIPYIAAQTLIFGLITYFMINYEKNIGKLFMYLVFMFLTFTYFTFYGMMVVGLTPTQQMAAVVSSAFYSLWNLLSGFLIPQSKIPGWWIWFYYICPVAWTLRGIITSQLGDVQTRIVGPGIDGTVQEFLEGSLGFEQGMTGTTVAVLVAFSLFFFAIYAISIKIINFQRR; encoded by the exons ATGGTTATGCTACTTTGG AGACTTCTAATCGCCTGCCATCTTTTACGTCCTAATAAGCGCAAGCTCACTATTCTGGATGATGTTAGTGGCATTATCAAACCTGGGAG AATGACATTGTTGCTGGGACCACCTTCATCTGGGAAATCAACACTCTTGTTGGCTCTTTCTGGTAAATtggatcctcagctaaag AAATGTGGACAAGTTACCTATAACGGAACTTCTCTTGATGAATTTTGTGTACAAAGAACTTCTGCTTATATCAGTCAGACAGACAACCATATTGGAGAATTGACAGTGAGGGAAACTTTGGATTTTGCTGCAAAATGCCAGGGTGCAAGTGAAAACTGGAAAG AGTGCTTGAAGGATTTAGTCCAtcttgaaaaggagagaggcATAAGACCAACTCCAGAGATAGACGCTTTTATGAAG ACTGCATCAATTGGTGGAGAAAAACACAATCTTGTTACAGACTATGTTCTGAGAGTTCTTGGGCTGGATATGTGTGCTGACACTCCTGTTGGTACTGACATGGAAAGAGGTGTCTCTGGTGGTCAGAAGAAGCGAGTCACAACAG GAGAAATGGTGGTTGGACCAAGAAAAGTCCTTCTCATGGATGAAATATCAACAGGTCTTGACAGCTCAACAACTTTTCAAATAGTTAAATGTGTGAGGAACTTTGTTCATGAGATGGAAGCTACTGTACTGATGTCACTTCTTCAGCCTGCGCCAGAGACATTTGAACTATTTGATGATCTAATTCTGCTGTCAGAAGGGCAGATCATTTATCAAGGCCCCACTGCGCATGTTATGGACTATTTCAAATCGTTAGGATTTTCACTGCCGACTCGTAAGGGAATTGCTGACTTTCTTCAAGAG GTTACATCAAGGAAAGACCAAGCTCAGTACTGGTTTGACCAGTCAAAACAGTATTATTTTATTTCTGCATCAGCAATGGCTTCTGCATTCAAGCAGTCCCAGTATGGCAGATATCTGGAGTCTAATGTAAATAACTCTTATGATGATACAAATTCTCAGCAGGCGCTTGCCAGATCAAAGTTTGCAGTATCAAAGCTTAGCCTTGTTAGGGCATGCTTTGACAGGGAGCTTGTTTTAATAAGTCGCAACTGTTTCCTCTACACTTTTAGGACGTGCCAA GTTGCTTTAGTCGCGGTCATCACATGCACAATCTTTCTCCAGACAAGATTACACCCTGTTGATGAGGAAAGTGGGAATCTTTATCTCTCTTGTCTGTTTTATGGGCTTGTGCATATGATGTTTAATGGTTTTACAGAGCTGCCCATTACTATTTCACGGCTTCCAGTGTTTTATAAGCAGAGAGGCAGTTTCTTTTATCCTGCATGGGCTTTCTCAATTCCCAATTGGATACTAAGAATTCCGTATTCCTTTATTGAAGCTGTAGTGTGGTCAAGTGTTGTTTATTACACAGTAGGTTTTGCACCATCTGCTGATAG ATTCTTTCGCTTTATTTTAGTGTTGTTCTCTGTACATCAAATGGCTTTGGGCCTTTTCCGGATGATGGGAGCTATAGCACGAGACATGACTATCGCTAATACTTTCGGATCGGCTGCTTTATTGGCAATTTTTCTTTTAGGAGGGTTCATTGTTCCCAAAG GGGCTATAAAACCATGGTGGGATTGGGCTTATTGGATTTCCCCCTTAATGTATGGACAGTGTGCTATTTCAGTTAATGAATTCTCAGCTTCCAGATGGTCAAAG GCATCAGTTTCTGTCAACAATACAGTTGGAATCAATCTTCTTCTTTCACACAATCTCCCTACACAAAATTACTGGTACTGGATTGGAGTTTGTGTTTTATTGGCTTACGCCGTCTTGTTCAATGGTTTATTTACTCTTGCTTTGACATTCCTTAACC CCCTACGAAAGGCCCAAGCGATGATACCATCCGATTCTGAGGAAACAATGGATGCAATATTGGATAGTGCATCCGGTGGACATGCAACTGGAG ATAGTAATGGCAGAAATTATGGGTTCAAAGGACAGACTGAAGGAAGACTTAATAAGGGAATGATACTACCATTTCTACCAGTTACAATGACGTTTCACAATGTTAACTATTTTGTTGATATTCCAAAG GAAATAAAATCGAGAGGTCTGCAAGAGAAAAGACTACAGTTGCTGTCTGAAGTAAGTGGGGTATTTAGGCCACGTGTCCTTACAGCACTGGTTGGCTCAAGTGGTGCTGGAAAGACAACGCTTCTTGATGTTTTAGCTGGAAGAAAAACAGGAGGATATATAGAAGGTGATATCAGGATTTCTGGCCATAAGAAGGAACAAAGAACCTTTGCCAGGATAGCTGGATATGTTGAGCAAAATGACATCCACTCGCCACAAGTAACAGTTGAAGAGTCTTTGTGGTTTTCTTCAACCTTACGGCTTGCAAAAGATATATGTAGAAAAACAAGACAT GAATTTGTTGAGGAAGTTATGGCTTTGGTAGAGCTTGATCAACTGAGACATGCATTAGTAGGAAAACAGGGTAGTACTGGATTGTCAACAGAGCAACGGAAACGCCTTACAATAGCTGTTGAGCTAGTTGCAAATCCTTCAATTATTTTTATGGATGAACCTACATCTGGTTTGGATGCACGAGCAGCTGCCATTGTGATGCGGACTGTTCGAAATACTGTTGATACTGGAAGAACTGTTGTTTGCACTATACACCAGCCCAGTATTGATATCTTCGAAGCATTTGATGAG CTCCTCCTTCTGAAACGTGGAGGTAGTGTAATATATGCTGGTTCTCTTGGTGTCAACTCAGTTGATATGATTGGTTACTTTGAG TCCATTCCTGGTGTTCCTCGAATCCCTGAAGGCTACAATCCAGCAACCTGGATGCTTGAAGTCAGCACACAAGCATGTGAAGAGTGCCTTGGTTTAGATTTTGCAACCGTGTACGAGAACTCAGATAAGTTCAG GAAAGTGGAAGAGATAATTGAAGAATTAAGTATTCCAGCTGCTGGCACGGAGCCTTTGAAATTTTCCTCAGAGTTTTCACAGAATTTTATGATTCAGTTCAAAGCATGCTTGCGTAAGCAAAACCTTATTTACTGGAGAAGTCCAGAGTACAATGTTGTACGGTTATTTTTCACAGCAATTGCTGCTGTCATATTTGGATCAATATTTTGGAATGTTGGAATGAAAAG AGAAACAACTGAAGATTTGCTGCTTGTCATGGGTGCTCTTTACGCGGCATGCCTGTTTCTTGGTGTGAATAATGCCTCATCTGTGCAGCCTGTGGTATCTACAGAGAGGACAGTCTACTACAGGGAACGAGCTGCTAGAATGTACTCGTCTTTCCCATATGCGGCAGCACAG GGTCTTGTAGAGATTCCTTACATTGCAGCTCAGACACTAATATTTGGCCTCATCACTTATTTCATGATCAATTATGAGAAGAACATAG GAAAATTGTTCATGTATCTTGTTTTCATGTTCCTTACTTTTACCTACTTCACTTTCTACGGGATGATGGTGGTAGGCTTGACCCCAACACAACAAATGGCAGCAGTAGTGTCGTCAGCGTTTTACTCCTTGTGGAATCTTCTTTCCGGGTTCCTCATCCCCCAATCT AAAATCCCAGGTTGGTGGATCTGGTTCTACTACATCTGCCCAGTGGCATGGACCCTGCGTGGCATCATTACATCGCAGCTGGGCGACGTGCAGACCAGGATAGTTGGGCCTGGTATCGACGGGACAGTACAGGAGTTCCTCGAGGGAAGCCTGGGATTTGAACAGGGGATGACTGGTACCACAGTTGCAGTACTCGTTGCcttctcacttttcttcttcgCCATCTACGCGATTTCCATCAAGATCATAAATTTCCAGAGAAGATAG